One window of Solwaraspora sp. WMMA2056 genomic DNA carries:
- a CDS encoding ABC transporter permease — protein sequence MSTATSTAQRPATPVASPGVGEHLRNYFSRVRGGDLGALPAILGLVVLCTVFSIVRPNFLTAGNFANLFIQGGAVALIAMGLIFVLLLGEIDLSAGFASGVCAAILAVVSTEMGLPWYVAVLAAVATGTLIGTVLGVLVAKVGIPSFVVTLAAFLAFQGTVLLLIDGGRNVSIRDNVLIAIVNRNVPPVIGWAIFGVGVAGFAAIQLLRYRSRSAKGLVTDPMVVVLARIGVLVAVAGSAVYILNQERAVNPLFASLRGVPIVVPIIVVLLIFWTFVLKRTAYGRHIYAVGGNREAARRAGINVDRIRISAFMICSSMAAVGGIVAASRANSVDANTGGSNVLLFAVGAAVIGGTSLFGGKGRVLDAVLGGAVVAVIENGMGLLNVESGVKFVFTGLVLLLAASVDALSRRRAAAAGSR from the coding sequence ATGAGCACCGCCACCTCGACAGCCCAGCGGCCGGCGACCCCGGTCGCCTCGCCAGGTGTCGGCGAACACCTGCGCAACTACTTCTCCCGGGTCCGCGGCGGCGACCTCGGCGCGTTGCCGGCCATCCTCGGCCTCGTCGTACTCTGCACCGTCTTCTCGATCGTGCGGCCCAACTTCCTCACCGCCGGCAACTTCGCCAACCTGTTCATCCAGGGCGGTGCGGTCGCCCTGATCGCGATGGGGCTGATCTTCGTCCTGCTGCTCGGGGAGATCGACCTCTCCGCCGGCTTCGCCAGCGGGGTCTGCGCCGCGATCCTGGCGGTCGTCTCCACCGAGATGGGCCTGCCCTGGTACGTGGCGGTCCTCGCGGCGGTCGCCACCGGCACCCTGATCGGCACCGTCCTCGGCGTCCTCGTCGCGAAAGTCGGCATCCCGTCGTTCGTGGTCACCCTCGCCGCGTTCCTCGCCTTCCAGGGCACCGTGCTGCTGCTGATCGACGGCGGCCGCAACGTGTCGATCCGCGACAACGTGCTGATCGCGATCGTCAACCGCAACGTCCCGCCGGTCATCGGCTGGGCGATCTTCGGCGTCGGGGTGGCCGGTTTCGCCGCGATCCAACTGCTGCGCTACCGCAGCCGCTCCGCCAAGGGCCTGGTCACCGACCCGATGGTGGTGGTCCTGGCCCGCATCGGCGTGCTGGTCGCGGTCGCCGGATCGGCCGTCTACATCCTCAACCAGGAGCGCGCGGTCAACCCGCTGTTCGCCTCGCTGCGCGGGGTGCCGATCGTGGTCCCGATCATCGTCGTACTGCTGATCTTCTGGACCTTCGTCCTCAAGCGCACCGCGTACGGTCGGCACATCTACGCCGTCGGCGGCAACCGCGAGGCCGCCCGCCGGGCCGGCATCAACGTCGACCGGATCCGGATCTCCGCGTTCATGATCTGCTCCTCGATGGCCGCCGTCGGCGGCATCGTCGCCGCCAGCCGGGCCAACTCGGTGGACGCCAACACCGGCGGCAGCAACGTGCTGCTGTTCGCCGTCGGCGCCGCGGTGATCGGCGGCACCAGCCTCTTCGGCGGCAAGGGCCGGGTCCTCGACGCCGTCCTCGGCGGTGCCGTGGTCGCGGTGATCGAGAACGGCATGGGACTGCTCAACGTCGAATCCGGCGTGAAGTTCGTCTTCACCGGCCTGGTGCTGCTGCTGGCCGCCAGCGTCGACGCACTGTCGCGCCGCCGGGCCGCCGCCGCCGGATCCCGATGA
- the groL gene encoding chaperonin GroEL (60 kDa chaperone family; promotes refolding of misfolded polypeptides especially under stressful conditions; forms two stacked rings of heptamers to form a barrel-shaped 14mer; ends can be capped by GroES; misfolded proteins enter the barrel where they are refolded when GroES binds), with product MAKILSFSDDARHLLEHGVNTLADTVKVTLGPRGRNVVLDKKFGAPTITNDGVTIAKEIELTNPYENLGAQLVKEVATKTNDVAGDGTTTATVLAQAMVREGLRNVAAGANPAGLKRGIDAAVQKVSDELLAKAVEVASKDSIAQVATISAQDATIGDLIAEAMERVGRDGVITVEEGSTLATELDVTEGLQFDKGFVSPHFVTDAEAQEAVLEDAYILITTQKISSIEELLPLLEKVVQASKPLLIVAEDVEGQALSTLVVNAIRKTVKICAVKAPGFGDRRKAMLQDMAVLTGAELVAPELGYKLDAVGLEQLGSARRIVVDKDTTTVVDGGGRDSEVADRVAQIRKEIEASDSDWDREKLSERLAKLSGGIAVIKAGAATEVEMKERKHRIEDAIAATKAAVEEGIVPGGGAALSQIASVLDDDLGFTGEEKVGVSIVRKALHEPLRWIAQNAGHDGYVVVGKVRDADWGHGLNAATDSYVDLAAAGIVDPVKVTRNAVTNAASIAGLLLTTETLVVEKPEKPQPAAGGHGHDHGHGHQHGPGF from the coding sequence ATGGCGAAGATCCTGAGTTTCTCGGACGACGCCCGACACCTCTTGGAGCACGGCGTCAACACCCTCGCGGACACGGTCAAGGTCACCCTCGGCCCGCGCGGGCGCAACGTCGTGCTGGACAAGAAGTTCGGCGCCCCGACGATCACCAACGATGGCGTGACCATCGCCAAGGAGATCGAGCTCACCAACCCGTACGAAAATCTCGGTGCGCAGCTGGTCAAGGAGGTGGCGACGAAGACCAACGACGTCGCCGGCGACGGGACCACCACCGCCACCGTGCTCGCCCAGGCGATGGTCCGTGAAGGGCTGCGCAACGTGGCCGCCGGAGCCAACCCGGCCGGCCTCAAGCGCGGCATCGACGCGGCCGTCCAGAAGGTCTCCGACGAACTGCTGGCCAAGGCCGTCGAGGTGGCCAGCAAGGACTCGATCGCCCAGGTCGCGACGATCTCGGCGCAGGACGCCACCATCGGCGACCTGATCGCCGAGGCGATGGAGCGGGTCGGCCGCGACGGTGTGATCACCGTCGAGGAAGGCTCCACCCTCGCCACCGAGCTGGACGTCACCGAGGGCCTGCAGTTCGACAAGGGCTTCGTCTCCCCGCACTTCGTCACCGACGCCGAAGCGCAGGAAGCGGTCCTCGAGGACGCCTACATCCTGATCACCACCCAGAAGATCTCCTCGATCGAGGAGCTGCTGCCGCTGCTGGAGAAGGTCGTCCAGGCCAGCAAGCCGCTGCTGATCGTCGCCGAGGACGTCGAGGGCCAGGCGCTGTCCACCCTGGTGGTCAACGCCATCCGCAAGACCGTCAAGATCTGCGCGGTCAAGGCCCCCGGCTTCGGCGACCGCCGCAAGGCGATGCTGCAGGACATGGCGGTCCTCACCGGCGCCGAGCTGGTCGCTCCGGAGCTGGGCTACAAGCTCGACGCCGTCGGGCTGGAGCAGCTGGGCAGCGCCCGGCGGATCGTGGTCGACAAGGACACCACCACGGTCGTCGACGGCGGTGGCCGCGACTCCGAGGTCGCCGACCGGGTCGCCCAGATCCGCAAGGAGATCGAGGCGTCGGACTCCGACTGGGACCGCGAGAAGCTGTCCGAGCGGCTGGCCAAGCTCTCCGGCGGCATCGCTGTGATCAAGGCCGGTGCCGCGACCGAGGTCGAGATGAAGGAGCGCAAGCACCGCATCGAGGACGCGATCGCCGCGACCAAGGCCGCGGTCGAGGAAGGCATCGTCCCCGGTGGCGGCGCCGCGCTCAGCCAGATCGCCAGCGTGCTCGACGACGACCTCGGCTTCACCGGCGAGGAGAAGGTCGGTGTGTCGATCGTCCGCAAGGCGCTGCACGAGCCGCTGCGGTGGATCGCCCAGAACGCCGGTCACGACGGGTACGTCGTCGTCGGCAAGGTGCGTGACGCCGACTGGGGCCACGGCCTCAACGCGGCGACCGACTCGTACGTCGACCTGGCCGCAGCCGGCATCGTCGACCCGGTCAAGGTGACCCGCAACGCGGTCACCAACGCCGCGTCGATCGCCGGGCTGCTGCTCACCACGGAGACCCTCGTGGTGGAGAAGCCGGAGAAGCCGCAACCGGCCGCCGGCGGCCACGGGCACGACCACGGGCACGGTCACCAGCACGGCCCCGGGTTCTGA
- the ybaK gene encoding Cys-tRNA(Pro) deacylase translates to MAGTATPATTLLTKRRVAFQVHPYQVPPETPDYGAAVAAALGVAPAQVFKTLVAQVDGALAVGVVPVTGELDLKAFAVALGGKRAVLADRVLAERTTGYVRGGISPLGQRRRLPTVLDASAGRYAEVYVSAGRRGLQLSIAPGDLAAVADARFAPIAAH, encoded by the coding sequence ATGGCAGGTACGGCGACCCCGGCGACGACGCTGCTGACCAAGCGGCGCGTTGCGTTCCAGGTGCATCCGTACCAGGTGCCGCCGGAAACGCCCGACTACGGCGCGGCGGTCGCGGCCGCCCTGGGCGTGGCACCCGCGCAGGTGTTCAAGACGCTGGTGGCGCAGGTCGACGGCGCGCTCGCGGTCGGCGTCGTGCCGGTCACCGGGGAGTTGGACCTCAAGGCGTTCGCGGTGGCGCTGGGCGGCAAGCGGGCGGTGCTCGCCGACCGGGTGCTGGCGGAGCGGACCACCGGGTACGTCCGGGGCGGGATCAGCCCGCTCGGGCAGCGCCGGCGGCTGCCGACGGTGCTGGACGCCTCGGCCGGCCGGTACGCCGAGGTCTACGTCTCGGCGGGCCGGCGCGGGTTGCAGTTGAGTATCGCTCCGGGTGACCTGGCCGCCGTCGCCGATGCCCGGTTCGCCCCGATCGCTGCCCACTGA
- a CDS encoding substrate-binding domain-containing protein encodes MRKGILSTAAAGILLAGGLTACGNDSGTGTGTGTGDTPTPKIGVILPDSASSDRWETADRRFLEEAFKAAGVDSTIQNAQGDKAQFQTLADQMITDGVTVLMIVNLDSGTGKAVLDKAKQQGVATIDYDRLTLGGSAEYYVSFDNEAVGKLQGEGLVKCLTDAGVQNPTIATLNGSQTDNNATLFKAGYDGVLDPKYSSGEYTKGPDQWVPDWDNTQAATIFEQMLTQTGGKIDGVLAANDGLGNAAISVLKRNQLNGKVPVTGQDATPQGLQNILAGDQCMTVYKAIKAEAQAAAELAIGLAKGERKEVAQTVTDTETNREVPAVLLTPQAIYKDNVVDVVNDGYVTAEELCTGEFAALCTEAGIS; translated from the coding sequence ATGCGCAAAGGGATCCTCAGCACCGCCGCCGCCGGCATTCTGCTCGCCGGCGGCCTGACCGCCTGCGGCAACGACAGCGGCACCGGCACCGGCACCGGCACCGGCGACACCCCGACCCCGAAGATCGGCGTGATCCTGCCGGACAGCGCCTCCTCCGACCGCTGGGAGACCGCCGACCGGCGCTTCCTGGAAGAGGCCTTCAAGGCCGCCGGCGTCGACTCGACCATCCAGAACGCGCAGGGCGACAAGGCCCAGTTCCAGACCCTCGCCGACCAGATGATCACCGACGGCGTCACCGTCCTGATGATCGTCAACCTGGACTCCGGCACCGGCAAGGCCGTGCTCGACAAGGCCAAGCAGCAGGGCGTCGCCACGATCGACTACGACCGGCTGACCCTCGGCGGCTCCGCCGAGTACTACGTCAGCTTCGACAACGAGGCCGTCGGCAAGCTGCAGGGCGAGGGCCTGGTCAAGTGCCTGACCGACGCCGGGGTGCAGAACCCGACGATCGCCACCCTCAACGGCTCGCAGACCGACAACAACGCCACCCTGTTCAAGGCCGGCTACGACGGGGTCCTCGACCCCAAGTACAGCTCCGGCGAGTACACCAAGGGCCCGGACCAGTGGGTGCCGGACTGGGACAACACCCAGGCCGCGACGATCTTCGAGCAGATGCTGACCCAGACCGGCGGCAAGATCGACGGTGTGCTGGCCGCCAACGACGGCCTCGGCAACGCCGCCATCTCGGTCCTCAAGCGCAACCAGCTCAACGGCAAGGTCCCGGTCACCGGCCAGGACGCCACCCCGCAGGGCCTGCAGAACATCCTCGCCGGCGACCAGTGCATGACCGTCTACAAGGCGATCAAGGCTGAGGCGCAGGCCGCCGCGGAGCTGGCCATCGGGCTGGCCAAGGGCGAGCGCAAGGAGGTCGCGCAGACCGTCACCGACACGGAGACCAACCGCGAGGTGCCGGCGGTCCTGCTCACCCCGCAGGCCATCTACAAGGACAACGTCGTCGACGTGGTCAACGACGGCTACGTCACCGCCGAGGAACTCTGCACCGGTGAGTTCGCCGCGCTCTGCACCGAGGCCGGCATCAGCTGA
- a CDS encoding ROK family transcriptional regulator: MRAGPSQEEIRRQNLGALLRHVHLHGATTRAELTTTLGLNRSTIGALTADLAGAGLVSEGGSRETGRAGRPSLVVRPESQRVYAYALSIEVDRLRAARVGLGGRILDVRTADRPRGTLAAEAVGPLAGFVKELHQSVPAGSVFVGSGVAVSGMVRRDDGMVRLGPTMGWVDEPLGAALAEALGDDRGVLVGNVSDLCALAEHARGAAVGCDHVIYLYGDVGVGAGIIAGGRRVTGHGGYGGEVGHMVVHPGGRPCLCGSRGCWETEIGEHALIQAAGRTGAIGREAVLAVVDAADRGDGLAQAAIRQVGDWLGFGVANLVNIFNPETVVFGGTLRDVYLAAAAHVRSRLNSIALPACREHVRLRTPKLGDDAPLIGAAELAFEQLLADPLDATTG, from the coding sequence ATGCGGGCAGGGCCCAGCCAGGAGGAGATCCGCCGGCAGAACCTGGGGGCGCTGCTGCGCCACGTCCACCTGCACGGGGCGACCACCCGCGCCGAGCTGACCACCACCCTCGGGCTCAACCGCAGCACCATCGGCGCGCTCACCGCTGACCTGGCCGGCGCCGGCCTGGTCAGCGAGGGCGGATCCCGGGAAACGGGCCGGGCCGGACGACCGTCACTGGTCGTCCGGCCCGAGTCCCAACGGGTGTATGCGTACGCGCTGAGCATCGAGGTCGACCGGTTGCGGGCCGCCCGGGTCGGACTCGGGGGCCGGATCCTCGACGTCCGCACCGCCGACCGGCCCCGGGGCACCCTCGCCGCCGAGGCGGTCGGCCCGCTCGCCGGCTTCGTCAAGGAACTGCACCAGTCGGTGCCGGCCGGGTCGGTCTTCGTCGGCAGCGGCGTCGCGGTCAGCGGCATGGTCCGCCGCGACGACGGCATGGTCCGGCTCGGGCCCACCATGGGCTGGGTCGACGAACCGCTCGGCGCGGCCCTGGCCGAGGCGCTCGGCGACGACCGGGGCGTCCTGGTCGGCAACGTCTCCGACCTCTGCGCGCTGGCCGAACACGCCCGAGGGGCCGCCGTCGGCTGCGACCATGTCATCTACCTGTACGGCGACGTCGGCGTCGGCGCCGGGATCATCGCCGGTGGCCGCCGGGTCACCGGCCACGGCGGGTACGGCGGCGAGGTCGGCCACATGGTGGTGCACCCCGGCGGCCGGCCCTGCCTGTGCGGCTCCCGGGGCTGCTGGGAGACCGAGATCGGCGAACACGCCCTGATCCAGGCCGCCGGCCGCACCGGGGCGATCGGCCGCGAGGCGGTGCTCGCCGTCGTCGACGCCGCCGACCGGGGCGACGGGCTGGCCCAGGCCGCGATCCGCCAGGTCGGCGACTGGCTCGGTTTCGGCGTCGCCAACCTGGTCAACATCTTCAACCCGGAGACCGTGGTCTTCGGCGGTACGCTGCGCGACGTCTACCTGGCGGCGGCGGCCCACGTCCGCAGCCGGCTCAACTCGATCGCGTTGCCGGCCTGCCGGGAACACGTCCGGCTGCGCACTCCGAAACTCGGCGACGACGCCCCGCTGATCGGGGCCGCCGAACTCGCCTTCGAGCAGCTGCTCGCCGACCCCCTCGACGCCACCACCGGTTAG
- a CDS encoding class I SAM-dependent methyltransferase: MHPDELAALRSPAGAAALTAAAQVLAAPGGDDPLAAATALRTAGVPAPLATAALTQAALRARAAGKFGPAAARMFFTRAGLEQATRAVVADRRAARLRAAGVRHLADLGCGVGADTLAAARAGIRVYAVEADPATAAIAAANAEATGLADLVTVVCADATDVDLTGVDAVFCDPARRSGTGRRTFDPDSYSPSWDFVRDLVARVPRTVLKVAPGIDHALIPPGAEAEWVSVDRDVVEAAFWCGPLAGPSRRATLLRTGRPAAGLVGDGGEAVAVGPVRRYLYDPDGAVVRAHLVAAFAATVAGTLADESIAYVYADTPTDTPYGRCLEITDVLPFSLKRLRAVLRERGVTRLEILKRGSPLDPAQLRRDLRLRTAAGAGVAASLVLTRVAGAPTALLGHPLGAPGR, translated from the coding sequence GTGCACCCGGACGAGTTGGCCGCGCTGCGCTCCCCGGCCGGGGCGGCGGCCCTGACCGCCGCCGCGCAGGTGCTGGCCGCGCCGGGCGGCGACGACCCGCTGGCCGCGGCGACCGCGCTGCGTACCGCCGGGGTGCCGGCCCCGCTGGCCACCGCCGCGCTCACCCAGGCCGCGCTGCGCGCCCGCGCGGCCGGCAAGTTCGGCCCGGCCGCCGCCCGGATGTTCTTCACCCGCGCCGGCCTGGAACAGGCCACCCGGGCCGTGGTCGCCGACCGCCGCGCGGCCCGGTTGCGCGCCGCCGGGGTACGCCACCTCGCCGACCTGGGCTGCGGGGTCGGCGCGGACACCCTCGCCGCCGCCCGGGCCGGAATCCGGGTGTACGCCGTGGAGGCCGATCCGGCCACCGCCGCGATCGCGGCCGCCAACGCCGAGGCCACCGGGCTGGCCGACCTCGTCACGGTGGTCTGCGCCGACGCCACCGACGTCGACCTCACCGGCGTCGACGCGGTCTTCTGCGACCCGGCCCGCCGCTCGGGCACCGGCCGACGCACCTTCGACCCGGACAGCTACTCCCCGTCCTGGGACTTCGTCCGCGACCTGGTCGCCCGGGTGCCCCGGACCGTGCTCAAGGTCGCACCGGGCATCGACCACGCGCTGATCCCGCCCGGGGCCGAGGCCGAGTGGGTCAGCGTCGACCGGGACGTGGTCGAGGCGGCGTTCTGGTGCGGCCCGCTGGCCGGCCCGTCCCGGCGGGCCACCCTGCTGCGTACCGGGCGGCCGGCGGCGGGCCTGGTCGGCGACGGCGGGGAGGCGGTGGCGGTCGGCCCGGTGCGGCGCTACCTGTACGACCCGGACGGCGCGGTGGTCCGCGCGCACCTGGTGGCCGCGTTCGCCGCCACCGTGGCCGGCACCCTGGCCGACGAGTCGATCGCCTACGTCTACGCCGACACGCCGACCGACACGCCGTACGGCCGGTGTCTGGAGATCACCGACGTGCTGCCGTTCTCGCTGAAACGGCTGCGGGCAGTGCTGCGCGAACGCGGTGTGACGCGGCTGGAGATCCTCAAACGCGGTTCCCCGCTCGACCCGGCCCAGTTGCGGCGCGACCTGCGGCTGCGTACCGCTGCCGGAGCCGGCGTGGCGGCGAGCCTGGTGCTGACCCGGGTGGCCGGCGCCCCCACGGCCCTGCTCGGCCACCCACTGGGCGCGCCGGGACGGTAA
- a CDS encoding molybdopterin-dependent oxidoreductase produces MTQQAAPPVARAAAGRTPARLAALAGVAVAAVALGLAEVVAVVAGARSAPLVAVGGVVVDSAPESLTRFAIDVFGVHDKTALLVGTAVLLAGFAAGIGVLAARAPIAGDLGIAAFGLVGVAAAVSRPDAGPAAALPSLLGALAAAILLRALLTGPLRPAVAPPQPGVGPLRPAVDPPAPPAGPAAPATPTAPVLPGAGVGDRRRFLSAVGVSVGAAALAGAGGRWLAQRRSVTSVRASITLPAAADVAAPVPSGVDPQVSGLTRYVTPNTDFYRIDTALVVPRVDPQQWRLRIHGRVATEITVSYPDLLAMDLVERYVTLACVSNEVGGDLIGNARWLGVPVRELLAAAGPLPGADQVVGRSVDGWTCGTPTEALLDGRDALLAVGMNGEPLPVEHGFPVRMVVPGLYGYVSACKWITELEVTSFADFDAYWVPRGWSAQGPIKTQSRIDTPRQRGELTAGTVPVAGVAWAQHRGIRAVEVRVDDGPWQSATLAPAVSADTWVQWVWQWPATPGEHVLQVRATDTTGETQPEGRQPVAPDGATGWHTIRVTVA; encoded by the coding sequence ATGACGCAACAGGCAGCACCGCCGGTGGCGCGGGCCGCCGCCGGCCGTACGCCGGCCCGCCTGGCCGCTCTCGCCGGGGTGGCCGTCGCCGCCGTCGCCCTCGGGCTCGCCGAGGTGGTCGCGGTCGTCGCCGGTGCCCGCTCGGCACCGCTGGTCGCGGTCGGCGGGGTCGTGGTCGACTCCGCGCCGGAGTCGCTGACCCGGTTCGCCATCGACGTGTTCGGCGTACACGACAAGACTGCGCTGCTGGTCGGCACCGCCGTCCTGCTGGCCGGGTTCGCCGCCGGGATCGGCGTCCTGGCGGCCCGCGCGCCGATCGCCGGGGATCTCGGTATCGCCGCGTTCGGCCTGGTCGGTGTCGCGGCGGCGGTGAGCCGGCCGGACGCCGGTCCGGCGGCCGCGCTGCCGTCGCTGCTCGGTGCCCTGGCTGCGGCGATCCTGCTGCGGGCGCTGCTGACCGGCCCGCTGCGCCCCGCCGTCGCCCCGCCGCAGCCCGGCGTCGGCCCGCTGCGCCCCGCCGTCGATCCGCCGGCCCCGCCGGCCGGGCCAGCCGCTCCAGCCACCCCGACCGCGCCGGTGCTGCCCGGGGCCGGGGTGGGCGACCGGCGGCGGTTCCTGTCCGCCGTCGGCGTCAGCGTCGGGGCCGCCGCACTGGCCGGGGCCGGCGGCCGGTGGCTGGCGCAGCGGCGCAGCGTGACCAGTGTCCGGGCATCCATCACCCTGCCGGCCGCCGCCGACGTCGCCGCGCCCGTGCCGTCCGGTGTGGACCCACAGGTGTCGGGCCTGACCCGGTACGTCACCCCCAACACCGACTTCTACCGGATCGACACCGCGTTGGTGGTGCCCCGGGTCGACCCGCAGCAGTGGCGGCTGCGGATCCACGGCCGGGTCGCCACCGAGATCACCGTCAGCTACCCCGACCTGCTCGCGATGGACCTGGTCGAGCGGTACGTCACCCTGGCCTGCGTGTCGAACGAGGTCGGCGGCGACCTGATCGGCAACGCCCGCTGGCTCGGCGTACCGGTGCGGGAACTGCTGGCCGCCGCCGGCCCGCTGCCCGGCGCCGACCAGGTCGTCGGCCGGTCGGTCGACGGCTGGACCTGCGGTACGCCGACCGAGGCGCTGCTCGACGGGCGGGACGCGCTGCTCGCGGTCGGGATGAACGGCGAACCGCTGCCGGTGGAGCACGGCTTCCCGGTCCGGATGGTGGTGCCCGGCCTGTACGGCTACGTCTCCGCCTGCAAGTGGATCACCGAGTTGGAGGTGACCAGCTTCGCCGACTTCGACGCGTACTGGGTGCCCCGGGGCTGGTCGGCGCAGGGGCCGATCAAGACCCAGTCCCGGATCGACACGCCGCGTCAGCGGGGCGAGTTGACCGCCGGCACGGTGCCGGTGGCCGGGGTGGCCTGGGCCCAGCACCGGGGCATCCGTGCCGTCGAGGTACGGGTCGACGACGGCCCCTGGCAGTCGGCGACGTTGGCCCCGGCCGTCTCCGCCGACACCTGGGTGCAGTGGGTCTGGCAGTGGCCGGCCACCCCCGGCGAGCACGTGCTGCAGGTGCGGGCGACCGACACCACCGGCGAGACCCAGCCGGAGGGCCGCCAGCCGGTCGCCCCGGACGGGGCGACCGGCTGGCACACGATCCGGGTCACCGTGGCATAG
- the groES gene encoding co-chaperone GroES, whose translation MPVTTATKVAIKPLEDRILVQANEAETTTASGIVIPDTAKEKPQEGTVLAVGPGRVDDKGNRIPVDVNVGDTVIYSKYGGTEVKYAGEEYLVLSARDVLAVIEK comes from the coding sequence ATGCCCGTGACTACCGCGACCAAGGTTGCGATCAAGCCGCTCGAGGACCGGATCCTGGTCCAGGCGAACGAGGCTGAGACCACCACGGCGTCGGGCATCGTGATCCCCGACACCGCCAAGGAGAAGCCGCAGGAGGGCACCGTCCTCGCTGTCGGCCCGGGCCGCGTCGACGACAAGGGCAACCGGATCCCGGTTGACGTCAACGTCGGCGACACGGTCATCTACTCGAAGTACGGCGGCACCGAGGTCAAGTACGCCGGCGAGGAGTACCTGGTGCTCTCCGCCCGCGACGTCCTCGCCGTCATCGAGAAGTGA
- a CDS encoding WhiB family transcriptional regulator, with translation MSDVRRLPGPIVDLWEWQILGACRGRDSAQFFHPDGERGSSRTRREAGAKAVCRTCPVRAECAAHALSVREPYGVWGGFSEAERLRLLAVGWEDLADRHRHRVDVARLEARLGRPHKSTVPTQRQTASAA, from the coding sequence ATGTCGGACGTACGTCGACTGCCCGGACCTATCGTCGACCTCTGGGAGTGGCAGATCCTCGGTGCCTGTCGCGGTCGCGACAGCGCGCAGTTCTTCCACCCGGACGGTGAACGCGGTTCGTCACGCACCCGGCGGGAGGCCGGCGCGAAGGCGGTCTGCCGGACCTGCCCGGTCCGCGCGGAGTGCGCGGCCCACGCCCTGTCGGTACGCGAACCGTACGGTGTGTGGGGCGGGTTCAGCGAGGCCGAGCGGCTGCGGCTGCTCGCCGTCGGCTGGGAGGACCTGGCCGACCGGCACCGGCACCGGGTGGACGTGGCCCGGTTGGAGGCCCGGCTCGGCCGCCCGCACAAGTCGACCGTACCGACGCAGCGCCAGACCGCATCGGCAGCCTGA
- a CDS encoding ATP-binding cassette domain-containing protein, protein MSATPLLQLRGIDKNFGPVQVLRNVDFDVHAGEVTALVGDNGAGKSTLVKCISGIHPIDRGDVLVDGRPVHIHSPRDAASHGIEVVYQDLALCDNLDIVQNMFLGREKRSGLVLDETTMEQMAADTLAGLSVRTVKSLRQLVASLSGGQRQTVAIAKAVLWNSKVVILDEPTAALGVAQTAQVLELVRRLADNGLAVVLISHNMNDVFAVSDRIAALYLGQMVAQVRSTEITHAQIVELITAGRSGQLGLPADNGAEYTTSGPGADR, encoded by the coding sequence GTGTCCGCGACCCCCCTGCTGCAACTGCGTGGGATCGACAAGAACTTCGGCCCCGTCCAGGTGCTGCGCAACGTCGACTTCGACGTCCACGCCGGTGAGGTGACCGCGCTCGTCGGTGACAACGGCGCCGGCAAGTCCACCCTGGTCAAGTGCATCAGCGGCATCCACCCGATCGACCGCGGCGACGTCCTGGTCGACGGCCGACCGGTGCACATCCACAGCCCGCGCGACGCCGCCTCGCACGGCATCGAGGTCGTCTACCAGGACCTCGCGCTCTGCGACAACCTCGACATCGTGCAGAACATGTTCCTCGGGCGGGAGAAGCGCTCCGGGCTCGTGCTGGACGAGACCACCATGGAACAGATGGCCGCCGACACGCTGGCCGGGCTCTCCGTACGGACCGTCAAGTCGCTGCGCCAACTCGTCGCCAGCCTCTCCGGCGGCCAACGCCAGACCGTCGCCATCGCCAAGGCGGTGCTCTGGAACAGCAAGGTCGTGATCCTCGACGAGCCCACCGCCGCGCTCGGCGTCGCCCAGACCGCCCAGGTGCTGGAGCTGGTCCGCCGACTCGCCGACAACGGCCTCGCCGTCGTGCTGATCTCACACAACATGAACGACGTCTTCGCCGTCTCCGACCGGATCGCCGCGCTGTACCTCGGCCAGATGGTCGCCCAGGTACGCAGCACCGAGATCACCCACGCGCAGATCGTGGAGCTGATCACCGCCGGCCGCAGCGGTCAGCTCGGCCTGCCCGCCGACAACGGCGCCGAGTACACCACCAGCGGACCGGGAGCCGACCGATGA